From the genome of Spinacia oleracea cultivar Varoflay chromosome 2, BTI_SOV_V1, whole genome shotgun sequence, one region includes:
- the LOC110781945 gene encoding pentatricopeptide repeat-containing protein At3g26540 — protein sequence MGVNSGASAINRLLQTNNSIAEKFIPTPAKTTVDTILSHLEAGRLKKAVSLLFAAPYPFDLSLYGRLFQLCTASRAIVEARKVESHLITNYDPPPTFFLNRAIEAYGKCRCLRDARELFDEMPHRDGGSWNALITAYAKGGSPRKTLSVFLEMNRSEFSPSEVTFASVLGSCGILLELGFARVVHGVIVKLGYSDNVILASALVDVYGKCDKMVDARRMFDEIHRPNAVSWNVIVRRYLEVGDERESISMFFQTIIEGVRPLTFTFSSALVACSKRQAFLEGIQIHGVVVKFRYEDDGKVANSLIGMYVKCNDVVSARKIFDQSNEKDLFSWTSMVSGYAMAGRLKEAQELFDKMPERSIISWNAMLAGYVRSGQWEEALSFIFKMRQKIKDADSVTLNLVLNVSASLSKLEFGKQAHAYIYRHGFESVISVNNAVIYMYGKCRDIKGAKYCFYNMSCRRDTISWNSLMNSLAQHQMSEDVMAMFFEMQKETTPNEYTFSILLAACANVFAYNQGKEIHGFMIRNGYAIDVVVLGALFEMYSKCGHLEYAIKIFKNAKPGDVILWNSMIIGCCRVGKATEALDLFALMKETGVQPDNVTFQAVFNACISKGYVDEGKRYFDAMISEYGIMARLEHYECMIKLYTRYGSMNELDNLFKIMPFEPTNSILIRVFDACKKYRNPRLGEWAAGKLNKLNPPVRYHFKITDKSSITTLKLLFSQSDKGSRSL from the coding sequence ATGGGTGTGAATTCTGGTGCCTCAGCTATCAACCGTTTGCTTCAAACCAACAACTCCATCGCCGAGAAATTCATACCTACTCCGGCGAAAACCACCGTCGACACCATTCTCTCTCATCTCGAAGCCGGTCGCCTCAAAAAAGCCGTATCTCTCCTCTTCGCCGCCCCATACCCCTTCGATCTCTCCCTCTACGGTCGCCTCTTCCAGCTCTGCACCGCCAGCCGAGCCATTGTTGAAGCTCGGAAGGTCGAATCTCATCTCATTACCAACTATGATCCACCACCCACGTTTTTTCTTAACAGGGCAATCGAGGCTTATGGGAAATGCCGGTGTTTGAGGGATGCACGGGAACTGTTCGACGAAATGCCTCACAGAGATGGAGGCAGTTGGAATGCCCTGATCACTGCTTATGCGAAAGGAGGGTCTCCGAGAAAGACGTTATCCGTCTTTTTGGAGATGAATCGGTCTGAGTTTTCGCCGAGTGAGGTTACCTTTGCTAGTGTTCTTGGTTCTTGTGGGATTTTATTGGAATTAGGTTTTGCAAGGGTAGTTCATGGGGTTATTGTGAAACTAGGGTATAGTGATAATGTGATATTAGCGAGTGCTTTAGTTGATGTTTATGGGAAATGTGATAAAATGGTTGATGCACGCAGGATGTTTGATGAAATTCATAGACCAAATGCTGTTTCGTGGAATGTGATTGTAAGGCGATATCTGGAGGTGGGCGATGAAAGAGAATCAATTTCCATGTTTTTTCAGACAATTATAGAAGGTGTTAGGCCATTGACATTTACCTTTTCAAGTGCTCTTGTTGCGTGTTCTAAGAGGCAGGCGTTTTTGGAGGGGATTCAGATACATGGTGTTGTAGTTAAGTTTAGATATGAAGATGATGGGAAAGTTGCTAATTCTCTCATTGGTATGTATGTGAAATGCAATGATGTTGTGAGTGCTAGAAAGATATTTGATCAGTCTAATGAAAAGGATTTATTTTCTTGGACTTCTATGGTATCGGGATATGCCATGGCAGGAAGACTCAAAGAAGCTCAAGAGCTTTTTGATAAGATGCCTGAGCGTAGCATCATCTCTTGGAATGCAATGTTGGCCGGTTATGTACGCTCTGGTCAATGGGAGGAGGCTCTGAGTTTTATTTTCAAGATGCGCCAGAAAATTAAAGATGCTGATAGTGTAACTCTTAATCTAGTGTTGAATGTGTCTGCTTCACTGTCAAAACTCGAGTTTGGTAAACAAGCTCATGCTTACATATACCGACATGGATTTGAGTCTGTTATATCTGTCAACAATGCAGTCATTTACATGTATGGAAAATGCAGGGACATAAAAGGAGCTAAATATTGCTTTTATAACATGAGTTGTCGAAGGGACACAATATCGTGGAACTCCTTGATGAATTCCTTGGCACAACATCAAATGAGTGAAGATGTTATGGCTATGTTTTTCGAGATGCAGAAGGAAACAACTCCAAATGAGTATACATTTTCAATCCTTCTTGCAGCTTGTGCTAACGTATTTGCATATAACCAAGGAAAAGAAATACATGGTTTTATGATCAGGAATGGCTATGCAATAGATGTTGTTGTCTTAGGTGCTTTATTTGAGATGTACTCAAAATGTGGACACCTTGAGTATGCAATTAAGATCTTCAAAAATGCGAAGCCGGGGGATGTGATTCTTTGGAATTCTATGATTATTGGGTGTTGTCGTGTTGGTAAAGCAACAGAGGCTCTTGACTTGTTTGCTTTGATGAAAGAGACCGGGGTTCAACCTGATAATGTTACCTTCCAGGCAGTTTTCAATGCTTGTATTTCTAAGGGCTATGTTGATGAGGGCAAGAGATATTTTGATGCAATGATCAGTGAGTATGGCATCATGGCCAGATTAGAGCATTATGAGTGTATGATTAAACTTTACACTAGATATGGATCGATGAATGAGCTCGACAATCTATTCAAGATAATGCCATTTGAGCCAACCAACTCTATTTTGATAAGGGTATTTGATGCTTGTAAAAAGTATCGGAATCCAAGATTAGGAGAGTGGGCAGCAGGAAAGTTGAATAAGCTAAATCCTCCAGTTCGGTACCATTTTAAGATAACTGACAAATCCAGTATAACCACTTTAAAACTATTGTTTTCTCAAAGTGACAAAGGAAGCAGGTCATTGTAG